In one window of Pseudobdellovibrionaceae bacterium DNA:
- a CDS encoding ATP-binding protein gives MNYLARGALQHLNDWHIKASRKPLVIRGARQVGKTELVRQFAAVNGLDLVEVNLEESFISEFDQDSFDVDRCLNEIMAVANKKLKSNSLVFIDEIQESQKAYSRLRFFKEKKPELPVIAAGSLLEVVLRQLKLKAPVGRVEYLYIGPFTFDEFLKARGKNVLAEFVDQFRQGDFAALTESIHNELVKQLTDFFFVGGMPEAIVAFNQSNGSYVAARELQQHLLQSYHEDIERYASGKQGEVLHDVLNSLPYEIGKKTIYSRLSRAKTPYIKEALDIFEGIFLAQKVFHSNCSGLPLSKTGDRNVFKTFFLDVGLYNCLMGLKWSELAELSPDLLLSKGDMAEQFAAQHLYLDSFKTQKTNTYYWLRDKVPENAEVDFVLPMDNKVVPVEIKSGKAGSLKSLIRFMGEHQKVTDQAIRYDLKFRTQLEETVSYRWQGSHESVTFRLKSLPLYCI, from the coding sequence ATGAATTACCTGGCGCGAGGAGCTCTTCAACACCTAAATGATTGGCACATCAAGGCCTCGCGTAAGCCCTTGGTGATTCGGGGTGCCCGGCAGGTCGGCAAAACAGAATTGGTGAGGCAATTTGCTGCGGTGAATGGTCTAGACCTTGTGGAGGTGAACCTAGAGGAAAGCTTCATAAGTGAGTTCGATCAAGATTCGTTCGATGTAGATCGTTGCCTAAACGAAATTATGGCTGTGGCAAACAAGAAGCTTAAATCCAATTCATTAGTATTTATTGATGAGATTCAAGAGAGCCAAAAAGCTTATAGCAGGCTGCGTTTTTTCAAAGAAAAGAAACCAGAATTGCCGGTGATTGCTGCCGGTAGCCTGCTTGAAGTGGTGCTGCGGCAATTGAAATTGAAAGCGCCGGTGGGCCGAGTAGAATATCTTTACATTGGACCGTTCACCTTCGACGAGTTTTTGAAGGCAAGGGGCAAAAATGTATTGGCAGAATTTGTTGACCAGTTCAGGCAAGGCGATTTTGCGGCACTGACCGAGTCCATTCATAATGAGCTAGTCAAACAGCTGACCGATTTTTTCTTTGTGGGTGGAATGCCGGAGGCCATAGTGGCTTTTAATCAAAGCAATGGGAGCTATGTGGCGGCCCGTGAGCTGCAGCAACACTTGTTGCAGTCCTACCATGAAGACATTGAGCGGTATGCTTCAGGCAAACAAGGCGAGGTCTTGCACGATGTACTCAATTCATTGCCTTACGAGATAGGCAAAAAAACAATTTATTCGCGCCTATCACGAGCAAAAACACCGTATATTAAGGAAGCCTTGGACATTTTTGAGGGTATCTTTTTGGCCCAAAAGGTTTTTCATTCAAACTGTTCAGGCTTACCGTTAAGCAAAACCGGAGATCGAAATGTCTTTAAGACATTTTTTCTGGATGTAGGTTTATATAATTGTCTCATGGGCCTTAAGTGGTCTGAGCTCGCTGAGCTAAGTCCCGATCTGCTTCTTAGCAAAGGCGACATGGCGGAGCAATTTGCTGCCCAGCACCTTTATCTAGATAGCTTTAAGACACAAAAAACAAATACCTACTACTGGTTGCGGGATAAGGTACCTGAGAACGCAGAGGTGGATTTTGTACTCCCTATGGACAACAAAGTGGTTCCTGTGGAGATCAAGTCTGGAAAAGCCGGTAGCCTGAAGTCATTGATTCGGTTTATGGGTGAACATCAGAAGGTCACGGATCAAGCGATTCGCTATGATTTAAAGTTTCGCACTCAGCTTGAAGAAACCGTGTCCTACCGTTGGCAGGGATCGCATGAGTCGGTAACCTTTCGCCTAAAAAGCCTGCCTCTTTATTGTATATGA
- a CDS encoding VCBS repeat-containing protein, with product MKKMMFGTYFNQSVLLYSAVSLVFLLGCQLGDNQIHGRISGASGAGQFQPSFLINGGSSYVSATSVTLQIEPDGAVEYSVHQDASQCESTQSWEPISASATIPLEHLNDLVSVFIKFRTADGLESTCISQSITHDSLEPLPPDTLTFNLSSSFDASTTPELNFSAAADQGNGDIHHYEARIVAADGVTEVEPWVTVETGYSFSGLTSLTPGDRYLVEVRSVDKAGNVSAGNLSDIFTDKIIESRIEGLTDVVHAITPVDLDGDGDLDIVLSAYDQYLWAENLDGLGKYSTFKPVSLLSKTYGGAVTVYDFNGDGTKDVVAPLKNQIVWFPNQVAAYGRFLMPVQIVDLPEAPFAIDMGDFNGDGQPDFIYFLAVAQELGCVLSNSDGSYSTQPIHTGFTIFPYSNPMIVDFDSDGDLDIVANLGSDTVLFRNSDGLGAFSGPEVLVSGALQLAHGDLDGDGDPDFISSLRVYKNNAGTLVPMADYETVNTYFTNYISLVADMDSDGDLDFVTKRATGNNQVQWHENTDGLGTLSAGVTLATELMGQDIDGFSVLDYDGDLDLDVIVAFDDPFDLVMIENTDGHGAFGPADSVTNQLTGVYLHDVVDFDADGDLDIIALTGTSVVWVENTDGQGKMNANHNLVSDYLPIQKNLRVVDMDGDSDLDIVTASTSQIFWYENLNPGFSGRIVITSAVNNLKDFIIADIDNDSDPDIFSVSDGDEKTAMYLNNGDGTFGSQNVITTSLIDPLSLRLEDIDGDSDLDLVVLKYHYVNFSTQHRGVHWIENTDGAGTFGTIRNIMTGQLCINNTNIPHPGLEFADLDGDGDLDMVCFGLGASTNSWVKNTDGAGTFSAPTSLGFTSGFLESLDFDNDGDLDLVAFRASGLNWYENTDGLGTFGGENLISSGLISLSYPTTADFNGNGKLDLLGVVGNLFSPYIVLR from the coding sequence TTGAAAAAAATGATGTTCGGAACGTATTTCAATCAGTCTGTGCTGCTTTACTCTGCAGTTTCACTTGTTTTTCTTCTTGGCTGTCAACTGGGTGACAATCAAATCCACGGCCGCATCAGTGGTGCTAGCGGGGCTGGTCAGTTTCAGCCCAGTTTTTTGATCAATGGCGGTAGCAGCTATGTGTCTGCGACCAGTGTAACTTTGCAAATCGAGCCCGATGGCGCAGTGGAATATTCTGTCCACCAAGACGCCTCTCAATGTGAGTCTACCCAGAGCTGGGAGCCAATCAGTGCTTCAGCCACAATTCCCCTTGAGCATCTTAATGACCTCGTGTCGGTTTTTATTAAATTTCGCACCGCCGACGGCCTTGAATCGACCTGCATTAGTCAATCAATCACTCATGACAGTTTGGAACCCCTTCCGCCAGATACTTTGACGTTCAATTTAAGCTCCAGCTTTGATGCGAGCACTACACCTGAACTAAACTTCTCGGCCGCCGCTGACCAAGGCAATGGCGATATTCATCACTACGAAGCTAGAATCGTTGCTGCCGATGGCGTCACTGAAGTGGAACCATGGGTCACTGTGGAGACAGGCTATTCATTTTCGGGCCTAACTAGTTTAACACCGGGCGATCGATATCTTGTCGAAGTTCGGTCTGTGGATAAGGCTGGTAATGTGAGCGCGGGAAATTTATCTGATATTTTCACTGATAAAATCATTGAGTCCCGAATAGAAGGCCTCACTGACGTTGTTCATGCAATCACCCCCGTAGATCTTGATGGCGATGGTGATTTGGATATTGTTTTGTCGGCGTACGACCAATACCTTTGGGCGGAAAATCTGGATGGCCTTGGAAAGTACAGCACATTTAAGCCTGTGAGCCTATTATCAAAAACTTACGGCGGAGCCGTCACAGTTTACGACTTTAATGGTGACGGCACCAAGGATGTGGTAGCACCCCTTAAAAACCAAATCGTTTGGTTTCCGAACCAAGTTGCAGCCTATGGTCGATTTTTAATGCCCGTCCAAATAGTCGACCTGCCGGAAGCTCCGTTTGCAATAGATATGGGAGACTTTAATGGCGATGGTCAGCCTGACTTTATTTATTTTTTAGCCGTGGCACAGGAACTAGGCTGTGTCCTCTCAAACAGTGACGGCAGCTATTCCACCCAACCGATCCATACCGGGTTCACGATATTTCCTTATAGCAATCCCATGATTGTGGATTTTGACTCTGATGGTGATTTAGATATTGTCGCCAATTTAGGATCTGACACCGTCTTGTTTCGCAACTCCGACGGACTTGGCGCCTTCTCGGGACCTGAAGTATTGGTGTCGGGCGCTCTCCAACTGGCCCACGGTGATCTCGATGGTGACGGTGACCCTGACTTTATTTCGTCATTGCGAGTTTACAAGAACAACGCCGGCACATTGGTACCTATGGCTGATTACGAAACAGTTAATACCTATTTTACAAACTATATAAGTCTCGTGGCTGATATGGATAGCGATGGCGATTTAGATTTTGTTACAAAAAGAGCTACGGGCAATAATCAGGTGCAATGGCATGAAAATACTGATGGCTTAGGCACGTTATCGGCAGGTGTCACTCTGGCCACTGAACTGATGGGCCAAGATATCGATGGCTTTAGTGTTCTTGATTATGATGGCGACCTGGATCTAGACGTTATAGTCGCTTTTGATGACCCATTTGATTTAGTCATGATTGAAAATACAGATGGCCACGGCGCTTTTGGACCGGCTGACTCTGTCACCAACCAACTCACTGGGGTCTATCTTCACGACGTTGTAGATTTTGATGCCGATGGCGACCTGGACATTATTGCATTAACCGGCACCAGTGTTGTTTGGGTTGAGAATACCGATGGTCAGGGTAAAATGAATGCCAATCACAATTTGGTATCAGATTATTTGCCGATACAAAAAAACTTGCGGGTTGTTGACATGGACGGCGACTCCGATTTGGATATCGTGACTGCTAGTACCAGTCAGATTTTTTGGTATGAGAATCTCAACCCTGGTTTCTCTGGCCGGATTGTTATTACTTCTGCGGTAAACAACCTAAAAGACTTTATCATTGCAGATATTGATAACGACAGCGATCCAGATATTTTTTCAGTTTCAGATGGCGATGAGAAAACCGCCATGTACCTCAATAATGGCGATGGAACATTTGGCTCGCAAAATGTGATCACCACGTCGTTAATAGACCCACTTTCACTACGACTGGAAGACATTGATGGCGACTCGGATTTAGATTTGGTTGTGCTAAAATATCACTACGTCAACTTTTCTACCCAACACAGAGGTGTCCATTGGATTGAAAATACCGATGGCGCAGGCACTTTTGGCACCATTCGCAACATCATGACTGGTCAGTTATGCATCAACAATACCAATATCCCTCACCCCGGATTGGAGTTTGCTGATTTAGACGGTGACGGCGACCTCGACATGGTTTGCTTTGGACTGGGTGCCAGTACGAATTCTTGGGTGAAAAACACTGACGGTGCTGGAACATTTTCAGCTCCCACGAGTTTGGGCTTCACCTCAGGGTTTTTAGAATCGTTGGATTTTGACAACGACGGCGACCTCGATTTGGTGGCTTTCAGAGCTTCAGGCCTCAATTGGTATGAGAACACTGACGGCCTGGGAACATTCGGAGGCGAAAACCTGATCTCTAGTGGGCTAATATCGTTGTCCTATCCCACCACAGCTGATTTTAACGGCAACGGAAAATTGGATCTCCTCGGCGTGGTCGGCAACCTATTCTCGCCCTACATTGTTCTTCGGTAG